One window of the Shewanella cyperi genome contains the following:
- a CDS encoding ClpXP protease specificity-enhancing factor has translation MKPLTPSRPYLLRAYYDWLMDNRLTPHVVVDAFFKGTQVPQQYVKDGQIVLNIAAGAVGNLQIGNDAVEFNARFGGVPQHVVLPMGSIVAIYARENGAGTVFDAEDAYLLDEDEAALLDVVDSQKPDPDSEPPKPESKRRSHLTLVK, from the coding sequence ATGAAACCTTTGACACCCAGCCGTCCCTATCTGTTGCGGGCCTATTATGACTGGTTGATGGACAACCGGCTTACGCCCCATGTGGTGGTGGATGCCTTTTTCAAGGGCACCCAGGTCCCCCAGCAATATGTGAAGGATGGCCAGATAGTGCTTAACATTGCCGCAGGTGCCGTGGGTAACCTGCAAATTGGCAATGATGCGGTGGAATTCAACGCCCGTTTTGGCGGTGTCCCTCAGCACGTGGTGTTGCCCATGGGTTCCATAGTGGCCATCTATGCCCGCGAAAACGGTGCCGGCACAGTGTTTGATGCCGAAGATGCCTACCTGCTCGACGAGGATGAGGCCGCCCTGCTGGACGTGGTTGACAGTCAAAAGCCCGATCCCGACAGCGAGCCGCCCAAGCCAGAGAGCAAGCGTCGCAGCCATCTGACCCTGGTCAAATAG
- a CDS encoding cytochrome b gives MFKSMIDWIDARIPMTATYNRHVGQYATPTNFNFWYFFGSLAMLVLVNQLLTGIWLTMNYVPTAEGAFASVEYIMRDVDYGWLLRYMHSTGASAFFVVVYLHMFRGLIYGSYQKPRELLWLFGMLIFLVLMAEAFMGYLLPWGQMSYWGAQVIISLFGAIPVIGDDLTLWIRGDYVISGATLNRFFALHVIALPLVLVVLVFLHLIALHEVGSNNPDGIEIKKNKDENGWPLDGIPFHPYYTVKDILGVAGFLIVFCYVMFFMPEGGGYFLEAPNFEAANPMKTPEHIAPVWYFTPFYAILRAVPNKLGGVVMMGLSIAVLFVLPWLDRCKVKSVRYRSMLHRLNIGQFAVSFVILGYLGAVPATPTLTIAARVFTITYFGFFLALWLYSKNEKTKPVPTRVTH, from the coding sequence ATGTTCAAGAGCATGATCGATTGGATCGACGCCCGTATCCCGATGACGGCCACCTATAACCGTCACGTGGGCCAATATGCGACACCCACCAACTTCAACTTCTGGTACTTCTTTGGCTCGTTGGCCATGCTGGTGCTGGTTAACCAGCTGCTGACAGGTATCTGGTTGACCATGAACTACGTGCCAACCGCCGAAGGTGCCTTCGCTTCCGTTGAATACATCATGCGTGATGTGGATTACGGCTGGCTGCTGCGCTACATGCACTCCACCGGGGCCTCAGCCTTCTTCGTGGTGGTGTATCTGCATATGTTCCGTGGTCTGATCTACGGTTCCTACCAGAAGCCCCGCGAACTGCTGTGGCTGTTCGGTATGCTGATCTTCCTGGTATTGATGGCCGAAGCCTTCATGGGTTACCTGCTGCCTTGGGGACAAATGTCATACTGGGGCGCCCAGGTGATTATCTCCCTGTTCGGTGCTATCCCTGTTATCGGTGATGACCTGACCCTGTGGATCCGTGGTGACTACGTGATTTCAGGCGCTACCCTGAACCGTTTCTTCGCCCTGCACGTGATTGCCCTGCCGCTGGTGTTGGTGGTGCTGGTGTTCCTGCACCTGATTGCCCTGCACGAAGTGGGTTCAAACAACCCTGACGGTATCGAGATCAAGAAGAACAAAGACGAAAACGGTTGGCCGCTGGACGGCATCCCATTCCATCCTTACTACACAGTGAAGGATATCCTGGGTGTGGCCGGCTTCCTGATCGTGTTCTGCTACGTGATGTTCTTCATGCCTGAGGGCGGTGGTTACTTCCTGGAGGCGCCTAACTTTGAGGCTGCCAACCCAATGAAGACCCCTGAGCACATCGCGCCCGTATGGTACTTCACTCCTTTCTACGCCATTCTGCGTGCCGTTCCCAACAAATTGGGCGGTGTGGTGATGATGGGTCTGTCCATTGCGGTACTGTTTGTGCTGCCATGGCTGGATCGTTGTAAGGTGAAGTCTGTGCGTTATCGCAGCATGCTGCATCGCCTGAACATTGGTCAGTTTGCGGTTTCCTTTGTCATCCTGGGTTACCTGGGTGCTGTACCTGCAACACCAACCCTGACCATTGCGGCCCGTGTTTTCACTATCACCTATTTTGGTTTCTTCCTGGCGCTGTGGCTCTACAGCAAGAATGAAAAGACCAAGCCAGTTCCAACGAGGGTGACACACTAA
- the hflC gene encoding protease modulator HflC: protein MSKFVLVVIAAILGVSASALMVVSEGERAIVSRFGEVVKDNIDGKPVTRVYGPGLHLKVPVIDKIRYLDARIQTLDGAADRFVTSEKKDLMVDSYVKWRIKDFEKYYLSTNGGIKSFAESLLQRKINSDLRTEFGQRTIKEIVSGVRSGQGNEQEGSSRDELQRRALRNAAKSAEDLGIEVVDVRVKQINLPTNVSSSIFQRMRAERQAVAKEHRAKGREESEKIRATTDANRVVKLSTAKRNGEVIRGEGDAIAAKIYADAYNKDPEFFAFVRSLDAYRASFDGNSNVMVLEPDSEFFRYMKHAKAK from the coding sequence ATGAGTAAGTTTGTATTGGTAGTGATTGCCGCCATCCTGGGGGTCAGCGCATCGGCCCTGATGGTGGTCAGTGAAGGAGAAAGGGCGATAGTGTCCCGCTTCGGTGAAGTGGTAAAAGACAATATCGATGGCAAGCCGGTGACCCGGGTTTATGGGCCTGGTCTGCATCTCAAGGTGCCGGTGATCGACAAGATCCGTTACCTGGATGCCCGTATCCAGACCCTCGACGGTGCGGCCGACCGCTTTGTGACCTCAGAGAAGAAAGATCTTATGGTCGACTCCTACGTCAAGTGGCGCATCAAGGATTTTGAAAAGTATTACCTGTCCACCAATGGTGGTATCAAGTCCTTTGCCGAGTCCCTGTTGCAACGCAAGATAAACAGTGATTTGCGCACCGAATTCGGCCAGCGCACCATCAAGGAGATTGTGTCCGGAGTGCGCAGTGGTCAAGGCAACGAGCAAGAGGGCAGCAGCCGTGATGAACTGCAGCGCCGCGCTCTGCGCAATGCCGCCAAGAGCGCAGAAGATTTGGGTATTGAAGTGGTGGACGTGCGGGTGAAGCAAATCAACCTGCCAACCAACGTCAGTTCCAGCATCTTCCAGCGTATGCGCGCCGAGCGTCAGGCGGTAGCCAAGGAGCACAGGGCAAAAGGTCGCGAAGAGTCCGAGAAAATCCGTGCAACCACGGACGCCAACCGGGTGGTCAAGCTGTCAACGGCCAAGCGTAACGGTGAAGTGATCCGCGGTGAAGGTGATGCCATAGCGGCAAAAATTTACGCCGACGCTTACAACAAGGATCCGGAGTTTTTCGCCTTTGTCCGCAGCCTGGATGCTTACCGCGCCAGTTTCGATGGCAATTCCAATGTCATGGTGTTGGAGCCGGACAGTGAGTTCTTCCGCTATATGAAACACGCCAAGGCCAAATAA
- a CDS encoding HDOD domain-containing protein, whose amino-acid sequence MAISVAGGIRPGQVIAIERRLYQQLIVGKLKNQPVLDEVDVELEAAAHKLEIERAAVFERLQKQLQAREVFDAVSAQLIDTVARDIELNLAEPKRLLPKIGLSENQLSLLEMLHLANPEFNRMRLLISDLHFLVRDLTNMVNSPAFRLRHPQRADVRVVDIKLVMNFIGLENLRTLIPYYCLRNWLPSGHTSLLWTNRKLWRYCIMTARAAQALGKLHERNEALLYGTSMMSQLGTCAVLGCCAAAFEKLWGTWLREASASRDKEVYDAVMATELPPDLLLNQVLEYAGHFNWMLPELCKFSDSPMVNLLRELDQQPSFAELSLDAKLLAKASCFIRVMLLEEARMLEPQERRLMYDYYELSEQEVLRLKAQNYRKIDLF is encoded by the coding sequence GTGGCAATATCAGTAGCGGGTGGTATCAGACCGGGACAAGTAATCGCCATAGAGCGCAGGCTGTATCAGCAGCTGATCGTCGGTAAGCTCAAGAACCAGCCTGTGTTGGATGAGGTCGATGTTGAGCTGGAAGCCGCTGCCCATAAGCTGGAAATCGAGCGGGCGGCGGTATTCGAGCGCCTGCAAAAGCAATTGCAGGCCCGCGAGGTATTCGACGCCGTTTCGGCCCAGCTGATAGATACGGTTGCCCGTGACATTGAACTGAATCTGGCGGAGCCCAAACGCCTGTTGCCGAAAATTGGCCTCAGCGAAAACCAGCTGTCGCTGCTGGAAATGCTGCATCTGGCCAATCCCGAATTCAATCGCATGCGCTTGTTGATTTCCGATCTGCACTTTCTGGTGCGGGATCTCACCAATATGGTCAACAGCCCTGCATTTCGTCTGCGCCACCCCCAGCGGGCCGATGTGCGGGTGGTGGACATCAAGCTGGTGATGAACTTTATCGGCCTGGAAAACCTGCGTACCCTTATTCCTTACTATTGTCTGCGCAACTGGCTGCCCAGCGGCCATACCAGTCTGCTGTGGACCAACCGCAAACTGTGGCGCTACTGCATCATGACCGCCCGTGCCGCCCAGGCGCTGGGCAAGCTGCACGAGCGCAATGAGGCGCTGCTGTATGGCACTTCCATGATGAGTCAGCTGGGAACTTGTGCCGTGCTCGGTTGTTGCGCTGCCGCCTTTGAAAAACTCTGGGGCACCTGGTTGCGGGAGGCGAGTGCCAGCCGCGACAAGGAGGTATACGACGCCGTTATGGCCACCGAATTGCCGCCGGATCTGCTGCTCAATCAGGTGCTTGAGTATGCAGGCCACTTCAATTGGATGCTGCCGGAGCTGTGTAAGTTCTCCGACAGCCCCATGGTCAATCTGCTGCGGGAATTGGATCAACAACCCAGTTTTGCCGAGTTGTCATTGGATGCCAAACTGTTGGCCAAGGCCAGTTGTTTTATCCGGGTGATGTTGTTGGAAGAAGCCAGGATGCTGGAACCCCAGGAACGACGTCTGATGTATGACTATTATGAGCTGAGCGAGCAGGAAGTGCTGCGTCTCAAGGCCCAGAATTACCGCAAGATAGACCTGTTCTGA
- the hflK gene encoding FtsH protease activity modulator HflK, which translates to MAWNEPGNKGNDPWGNRGGNDKGPPDLDEVFRNLAKRFGGKGNGGGVGLGGLSLVLGLGLAVWGLSGFYTIKEAERGVALRFGQHIGEVGPGLHWKATFIDEVRPVDVASRRSIPASGSMLTADENVVQVELDVQYQVTNAYQYLFSAVDANSSLREATDSALRYVVGHARMDDILTTGRDKIRTDTWAELERIIEPYNLGLTVIDVNFLPARPPEEVKDAFDDAIAAQEDEQRFIREAEAYKREVEPKTRGQEQRIREDARAYKEQVIQEAEGAVARFEKLLPEYQAAPEVTRQRLYIETMERILGDTNKVLVDTKNNGNLMYLPLDKMIQSQEAVGNDVMQTSEPQANSSPNPVGRVSSTPMSGRPTREERSRQGRQ; encoded by the coding sequence ATGGCTTGGAACGAGCCCGGGAACAAGGGTAACGACCCTTGGGGAAACAGAGGTGGCAACGATAAAGGGCCACCGGATCTGGACGAAGTCTTTCGCAATCTCGCAAAGCGTTTTGGTGGTAAAGGCAATGGCGGTGGCGTCGGCCTGGGCGGTCTCAGCCTGGTGCTGGGTCTGGGCTTGGCTGTTTGGGGCCTGTCCGGTTTTTATACCATCAAGGAAGCCGAGCGCGGGGTGGCACTGCGATTCGGTCAACACATTGGCGAAGTCGGCCCCGGCCTGCACTGGAAGGCGACCTTTATCGATGAGGTCAGGCCCGTGGATGTGGCCAGCCGCCGTTCGATTCCCGCCTCCGGCAGCATGCTGACCGCAGACGAAAACGTGGTGCAGGTGGAACTGGATGTGCAGTACCAGGTCACCAATGCCTATCAATATCTTTTCAGTGCCGTGGATGCCAACTCCAGTCTGCGTGAAGCCACAGACAGCGCCCTGCGCTACGTGGTCGGCCACGCCCGCATGGATGACATTCTCACCACTGGCCGTGACAAGATCCGCACCGATACCTGGGCTGAACTTGAGCGCATCATTGAACCCTACAACCTGGGGTTGACAGTGATCGATGTGAACTTCCTGCCTGCCAGACCGCCGGAAGAGGTTAAAGATGCCTTCGACGACGCGATTGCCGCCCAGGAAGATGAGCAGCGCTTCATCCGTGAGGCCGAGGCCTACAAGCGGGAAGTGGAACCCAAGACCCGTGGCCAGGAGCAGAGGATCCGCGAGGATGCCCGCGCCTACAAGGAGCAGGTGATCCAGGAAGCAGAAGGTGCCGTGGCGCGTTTTGAAAAGTTGTTGCCCGAATACCAGGCTGCACCAGAGGTAACCCGTCAGCGTCTGTACATAGAAACCATGGAACGGATATTGGGTGACACCAACAAGGTGTTGGTTGATACCAAGAATAACGGCAACCTGATGTACCTGCCGCTGGACAAGATGATCCAATCGCAGGAGGCCGTGGGCAACGATGTTATGCAGACCAGCGAGCCGCAAGCGAATTCCTCACCCAATCCGGTGGGACGGGTCAGCAGCACACCTATGAGTGGTCGCCCCACCCGGGAAGAGCGCAGTCGCCAGGGGAGGCAATAA
- a CDS encoding S9 family peptidase gives MISLKKHFAVSALALAVLSGCAATADASKVASEKPQTANFLPPLATPPKADQALTLNQIMANPDWMGIFAKGAYWSDDGRSVYFERQASNAPLTSYYQQALNGEARELALDELHQASQKDGVLDNGKQRKAYIYQGNLFVKNLSDGSIRQLTRTNTAIDGVRFLNNGDLAYWQGDAIFRIHGDTGLTEQLADIKMSKAPQGVQEPSSYIAKQQHRLINYVALQQQNAKDKQAYQEKLQAADASMSAKSWFLGDSEVVSELSLSPDGRYVLLSLTDKDYSWRKDHDIMPNYLGKDGYVDPVPVRARVAEDKAPGERLVVLDLKTHQQINVTIEGLTGFDEDVLAKVKAENAKARGETYKSEKAPRKVQLMQDWGWSQSAIQWHPTENRVLVMLETLDNKDRWIAEVKLEQGKLVTEHRLHDDAWVNYDYNQFGWLPDGSIYYLSEETGFSHLYLKSQGGKAQALTQGKFVVSDISLSPDNKFIYYRANKNHPGIYNVYRVALDSGKDEQLTQWDGNLEYVLSPDGDKLLLTASRRTEPSELFVQTIGGELQQLTHYTSDAFKSYPWQAPNVVAVPSTHGAGEVHARVYLPQGYDASSAKTYPAVVFNHGAGYLQNADYGFSGYFREFMFHNLLTQQGYVVLDMDYRGSKGYGRDWRTAIYRNMGHPEVEDLKDGVSWLAANAKVDPKRVGTYGGSYGGFLTFMSLFTEPELFQAGAALRPVADWAHYNAAYTSNILNTPDDDAIAYERSSPIEHAQGLNKPLLIMSGVMDDNVFFQDSVRMVQHLIELEKPQFETAIYPVEPHGFRQPSSWLDEYRRIFKLFEAELK, from the coding sequence ATGATTAGCCTCAAAAAACACTTTGCTGTCAGTGCTCTGGCATTAGCGGTACTCAGTGGTTGTGCCGCTACGGCCGACGCGTCCAAGGTGGCTTCCGAAAAGCCCCAGACTGCCAACTTCCTGCCGCCCCTGGCAACCCCTCCCAAGGCTGACCAAGCCCTGACCCTGAACCAGATCATGGCCAACCCGGATTGGATGGGGATCTTCGCCAAGGGTGCCTACTGGAGTGATGATGGCCGCTCTGTGTATTTTGAACGCCAGGCCAGCAATGCCCCGTTGACAAGCTACTATCAGCAGGCGCTGAACGGCGAGGCCCGTGAGCTGGCCCTGGATGAGCTGCATCAGGCGTCGCAGAAGGATGGCGTGCTCGACAACGGCAAACAGCGCAAGGCTTACATTTATCAGGGCAACCTGTTCGTTAAAAACCTGAGCGACGGCAGCATCCGCCAGCTGACCCGGACCAATACCGCCATCGATGGGGTACGCTTCCTTAATAATGGCGATCTGGCCTATTGGCAGGGGGATGCCATTTTCCGCATCCACGGCGACACAGGTCTGACCGAGCAACTCGCCGATATCAAGATGAGCAAGGCGCCCCAGGGGGTGCAGGAGCCATCGAGCTATATCGCCAAGCAGCAACACCGACTGATCAACTACGTGGCCCTGCAACAGCAAAATGCCAAGGACAAGCAGGCCTATCAGGAAAAGCTTCAGGCAGCAGATGCCAGCATGAGCGCCAAAAGTTGGTTCCTGGGTGACAGTGAAGTGGTATCCGAACTGAGTCTGTCTCCCGATGGCCGCTATGTCCTCCTGTCGCTCACCGACAAGGATTACAGCTGGCGCAAGGATCACGACATCATGCCCAACTACCTGGGCAAGGATGGATATGTCGACCCGGTGCCCGTGCGTGCCCGGGTTGCCGAAGACAAGGCCCCCGGCGAGCGTCTGGTGGTGCTGGATCTCAAGACTCACCAACAGATCAACGTCACCATTGAAGGTTTGACCGGCTTCGATGAGGACGTGCTGGCCAAGGTTAAGGCGGAAAACGCCAAGGCCAGGGGTGAAACCTACAAGAGTGAAAAGGCACCGCGTAAGGTGCAGCTGATGCAGGACTGGGGCTGGAGTCAGAGCGCCATCCAGTGGCACCCCACGGAAAACCGGGTGCTGGTGATGCTCGAGACCCTGGACAACAAAGATCGCTGGATTGCCGAAGTTAAACTGGAGCAGGGCAAGTTGGTCACAGAACACAGGCTGCACGATGATGCCTGGGTCAACTATGACTACAACCAGTTTGGCTGGCTGCCGGATGGCAGTATCTATTACCTGTCCGAAGAAACCGGCTTCTCACACCTGTATCTCAAGTCCCAGGGGGGCAAGGCACAGGCCCTGACCCAGGGGAAGTTCGTGGTCAGCGACATCAGCCTGAGCCCGGACAACAAGTTCATCTACTACCGCGCCAACAAGAACCATCCCGGTATTTACAATGTGTATCGGGTGGCACTGGACAGCGGTAAGGACGAACAGCTGACCCAGTGGGATGGCAACCTGGAGTACGTCTTGAGCCCGGATGGTGACAAGTTGCTGCTGACCGCATCACGCCGCACCGAGCCCAGTGAGCTCTTTGTCCAGACCATAGGCGGCGAGTTGCAGCAGCTGACCCATTACACCAGCGACGCCTTCAAGTCCTATCCCTGGCAGGCGCCCAATGTGGTGGCAGTACCTTCCACCCATGGTGCCGGCGAGGTTCACGCCAGGGTATACCTGCCACAGGGCTATGATGCGAGCAGCGCCAAGACCTATCCCGCCGTGGTGTTCAACCATGGTGCCGGTTACCTGCAGAATGCCGACTACGGCTTCTCCGGCTATTTCCGTGAGTTCATGTTCCACAACCTGCTGACCCAACAGGGTTATGTGGTGCTGGACATGGACTACCGTGGCTCCAAGGGCTATGGCCGTGACTGGCGCACCGCCATCTACCGCAATATGGGGCATCCAGAAGTGGAAGATCTCAAGGATGGCGTAAGCTGGCTGGCGGCCAATGCCAAGGTGGATCCCAAGCGGGTTGGCACCTATGGTGGCTCCTACGGCGGCTTCCTGACCTTTATGTCGCTGTTCACCGAGCCCGAGTTGTTCCAGGCCGGTGCCGCCCTGCGTCCTGTGGCCGATTGGGCCCATTACAACGCGGCATACACCTCAAACATTCTCAACACGCCCGATGATGATGCCATAGCTTACGAGCGCAGTTCTCCCATTGAGCATGCCCAGGGCCTCAACAAACCACTGCTGATCATGAGTGGGGTAATGGATGATAACGTGTTCTTCCAGGACAGCGTGCGCATGGTGCAGCATCTGATTGAACTGGAAAAACCCCAGTTTGAAACCGCCATCTACCCGGTGGAGCCCCACGGCTTCCGTCAGCCATCAAGCTGGCTGGACGAGTACCGTCGTATCTTCAAACTGTTTGAAGCCGAGCTCAAATAA
- the petA gene encoding ubiquinol-cytochrome c reductase iron-sulfur subunit: MSNAPVDTGRRRFLTAATAVVGGAGAVAAAVPFIKSWNPSAKAKAAGAPVEVNISKLEPGQLIRVEWRGKPVWVVRRTEAVLKELPVHENQLRDPASEEEQQPEYAKNGVRSIKPEYFIAVGICTHLGCSPTYLPDSFGEQVEGVSSGFFCPCHGSKFDMAGRVFQGVPAPLNLVIPPHQYLDDANVIIGVDGGNA; this comes from the coding sequence ATGAGCAATGCGCCAGTCGATACCGGACGTCGCAGATTCCTGACAGCCGCAACCGCCGTCGTTGGTGGTGCAGGTGCCGTCGCGGCCGCGGTTCCTTTTATTAAGTCATGGAATCCGAGCGCCAAAGCGAAAGCTGCAGGTGCGCCGGTAGAAGTAAATATCAGTAAGCTGGAACCAGGCCAGTTGATTCGTGTTGAGTGGCGCGGTAAGCCCGTATGGGTGGTCCGCCGTACCGAAGCGGTACTGAAAGAGCTGCCAGTTCATGAAAATCAGCTGCGTGATCCTGCCTCTGAAGAAGAGCAACAACCAGAGTACGCCAAGAACGGTGTGCGCTCCATCAAGCCAGAGTACTTCATTGCCGTAGGTATCTGTACTCACTTGGGATGTTCACCCACCTATCTGCCGGATTCTTTCGGTGAGCAGGTTGAAGGTGTGTCTTCAGGCTTTTTCTGTCCATGCCACGGTTCCAAGTTCGATATGGCCGGCCGCGTGTTCCAGGGCGTACCCGCTCCATTGAACCTGGTGATTCCACCACACCAATACCTGGATGACGCCAACGTCATCATAGGTGTCGACGGAGGGAATGCATAA
- a CDS encoding cytochrome c1 translates to MKKLLIALVAMVPALAFASGGNVHLEKANVDLHDTESLQRGLNLFQHYCSGCHSTQYQRYERVATDLGVSLDDMRANNIFTGAKIGELMENAIPAKDAAKWFGATPPDLTLVARVRGEDWVYSYLKGFYKDPSRPFGVNNTVFPSVGMPHVLQELQGTPVKNEHGETVASGGKLNAEEYDQVAKDITGFLVYSAEPVKLERQALGWWVMGFLFIFFIIAYLLKKEYWKDVH, encoded by the coding sequence ATGAAAAAATTACTGATTGCATTGGTTGCCATGGTGCCGGCTCTGGCGTTTGCTTCCGGCGGCAATGTGCACCTCGAAAAGGCCAACGTTGATCTGCATGACACCGAGTCACTGCAGCGCGGTCTGAACCTGTTCCAGCACTACTGTTCTGGCTGTCACAGCACCCAGTATCAGCGCTATGAGCGTGTGGCGACCGATCTGGGCGTGTCTTTGGACGATATGCGTGCCAACAACATCTTCACCGGTGCCAAAATCGGTGAGCTGATGGAAAACGCGATCCCAGCCAAAGATGCAGCCAAGTGGTTTGGTGCTACTCCTCCGGATCTGACTCTGGTGGCCCGTGTACGCGGTGAGGATTGGGTTTACTCCTACCTCAAGGGTTTCTATAAGGACCCAAGCCGTCCCTTCGGCGTGAACAACACTGTGTTCCCATCCGTGGGCATGCCACACGTGCTGCAGGAGCTGCAAGGTACTCCTGTTAAAAATGAACACGGTGAAACCGTTGCGAGCGGTGGCAAGCTGAATGCTGAAGAGTATGACCAAGTTGCCAAAGACATCACCGGCTTCCTGGTGTACTCAGCCGAACCCGTCAAACTGGAGCGTCAGGCGCTCGGTTGGTGGGTGATGGGCTTCCTGTTTATCTTCTTCATCATTGCTTACCTGCTGAAGAAAGAATATTGGAAGGATGTACACTAA
- a CDS encoding anthranilate synthase component II has protein sequence MLLMIDNYDSFTFNLVQYFQQLGQEIIVKRNDELTIGDIEALKPTHLVISPGPCSPNEAGISLAAIAHFADKLPILGVCLGHQAMAQAFGAKVVRAKRVMHGKTSDISHCGERLFQGLAQPLRVTRYHSLLVESLPSEFTLDAWYDDPVHGREIMAMSHKRLPLYGVQFHPESILTQQGHELLANFLGH, from the coding sequence ATGTTGCTGATGATAGACAATTACGATTCCTTTACCTTTAACCTGGTGCAGTATTTTCAGCAGCTGGGGCAGGAGATCATTGTCAAACGCAACGATGAGCTGACGATTGGCGACATCGAAGCCCTCAAGCCAACTCACCTGGTGATCTCCCCTGGCCCCTGCAGTCCCAACGAGGCCGGTATTTCCCTTGCTGCCATAGCGCATTTTGCCGATAAGCTGCCTATCCTCGGGGTATGTCTTGGTCATCAGGCCATGGCCCAGGCATTTGGTGCCAAGGTGGTGCGCGCCAAGCGGGTGATGCATGGCAAGACCAGCGACATCAGCCACTGCGGCGAGCGTCTGTTCCAAGGGCTTGCCCAGCCGCTGCGGGTGACCCGTTACCATTCCTTGTTGGTGGAATCCCTGCCAAGTGAGTTTACCCTGGATGCCTGGTATGACGACCCGGTCCATGGGCGTGAGATCATGGCCATGAGTCACAAACGGCTGCCGCTGTACGGGGTGCAGTTTCACCCTGAATCCATTCTGACGCAGCAGGGACACGAGCTGCTGGCCAATTTCCTCGGCCACTGA
- the sspA gene encoding stringent starvation protein SspA has product MALAANKRSIMTLFSGADDLYSHQVRIVLAEKGVTVDVLQVDPNDMPEDLLELNPYNSVPTLVDRELVLYESRIIMEYLDERFPHPPLMPVYPVSRGQSRLMMHRIDTDWYTLVERIKKGDRADAARKELREGLISISPLFGEMPYFMSEEFGLADCYLGPLLWRLPALGIQLDTGIAKDIKAYMARIFERDSFKASLTEAEREMRMGL; this is encoded by the coding sequence ATGGCTCTTGCTGCCAATAAACGCTCTATCATGACCCTGTTCTCAGGCGCCGATGATCTGTATAGCCACCAAGTGCGCATAGTGTTGGCTGAAAAAGGGGTAACCGTTGATGTATTGCAGGTCGATCCCAATGACATGCCTGAAGATCTGCTGGAACTGAACCCTTACAATTCAGTGCCTACCCTGGTGGATCGTGAGCTGGTGCTGTACGAATCCCGTATCATCATGGAATACCTGGACGAGCGTTTCCCGCATCCGCCACTGATGCCAGTGTATCCTGTTTCCCGTGGCCAAAGCCGCCTGATGATGCACCGCATAGACACCGACTGGTATACCCTGGTCGAGCGCATCAAGAAGGGCGATCGTGCCGATGCAGCCCGCAAGGAGCTGCGCGAAGGCCTGATCTCCATATCGCCCCTGTTCGGTGAAATGCCTTACTTCATGAGCGAAGAATTCGGTCTGGCCGATTGTTACCTGGGCCCCTTGCTGTGGCGTCTGCCTGCCCTGGGTATTCAGCTGGACACCGGCATAGCCAAAGATATCAAGGCCTACATGGCGCGCATTTTCGAGCGTGACTCCTTCAAGGCGTCACTCACCGAAGCCGAGCGCGAAATGCGCATGGGTCTGTGA